In Rhodopirellula sp. P2, the DNA window GTGACCCCGGCTGGACTCCCATGACCTTGGGTTGAAAACCAAGGCTGACGGATTCCGTCGCTCCGCGCCTGGGGTGCGTTTCGATGTCAAACCCATGCTCATTGGGCTGTCATCACGCTGCGACTGTGGGGTGGAGGCGTCGCGTGAGGGAACCGCGGAGCGGTGACAGTCGCCAGCCTCGGGTTTCAACCCGAGGTCTCGGGTGGCGTCCCCGAACCAGGACAGCCACGGAGTGGCGACAGGTGTTGGGAACGCGTGTCCGGCTGCCGTCGCTCCGCGACTCGGTGACCCCGGCTGTGGACTCCCATGACCTTGGGTTGAAACCCAAGGCTGACGGATTCCGTCGCTCCGCGACTGGGGTGCGTTTCGATGTCAAACCCATGCTCATTGGGCTGTGATCGCGCTGCGACTGTGGGGTGGAGGCGTTGCATGAGGGAACCGCGGAGCGGTGGCAGTCGCCAGCCTCGGGTTTCAACCCGAGGTCCTGGGTGGCGTCCTCGAAACAAGAAAGCCACGGAGTGGCGACAGGTGTTGGGAGCGCGTGTCCGGCTGCCGTCGCTCCGCGACTCGGTGCCCCCGGCTGTGGACTCCCATGACCTTGGGTTGAAACCCAAGGCTGACGGATTCCGTCGCTCCGCGACGGTTGTCGCCCGCCGCTGCGACGACGCCCGTGCACACCCCGGCAAACGTCCAACGGTTCTGCACTCAACACCTCACCTGCACGAGGCTGCTCACCCGCGATAACATCGCGGCATGACCGCATCCGATCCTGCTCCAGCCGAAGCGTCCGCGCCCCATCCAACGTCCCTCGACCCGGCTCCCGAGGTGATCTTCTTGGGCACCGGGACCAGCGTCGGTGTGCCGGCGATTGGATGCGAATGCGACGTCTGCCAAAGCACCGACCCGCACAACAATCGCACACGCTGCTCGATCTTGATCCGCTTGCCCGAGGGCAATCTGCTGATCGACACGCCGCCTGATTTGCGAACGCAATTGCTTCGCGAAAAAATCAAGCTCGTGCACGCGGTTTTGTTCACCCACGAACATGCCGATCACATCTACGGGTTGGATGACCTGCGGTTGTTTCCGTTTCGGCTCGGTCGTCCCGTTCCGCTGTACTGCCGTGCGGACGTCGAAGCTCGCATTCGCACGTCCTACGACTACGCGTTTTCAAAGCGTGAACAAA includes these proteins:
- a CDS encoding MBL fold metallo-hydrolase — translated: MTASDPAPAEASAPHPTSLDPAPEVIFLGTGTSVGVPAIGCECDVCQSTDPHNNRTRCSILIRLPEGNLLIDTPPDLRTQLLREKIKLVHAVLFTHEHADHIYGLDDLRLFPFRLGRPVPLYCRADVEARIRTSYDYAFSKREQTHAGSRPQLEILSINNDDPFEVLGVRIMPVPLKHGPHFEVLGFRMGDFAYCTDTNHISESSMDRLRGLDTLVLDALRFTPHPTHFNIDEALEVIEELKPRQAFLTHLSHDIDHGPVEASLPDHVHLAYDGLRLPMPFIR